The Nostoc sp. 'Peltigera membranacea cyanobiont' N6 genome contains the following window.
CAGATGTGCAGTGCCAACAACTGGGTCGCATTGGTAAAGGTAATAGGGTCGCACGCGCAACTTCAGAAGACCGTGAAACAGATTCTTGAGGGCTTTTTCAGAGTCATTCACACCTTTTAACAGCACAGTTTGACTACCTAGAGGAATACCACCATCCGCTAGGCGATCGCAAGCTTGTGTTACTTCTAGGGTAAGTTCCCGCTGATGACAAAAGTGCAAAGACAGCCACACGCGATGTTTACGAAGTAAGGCAACAAGTTGCGGTGTAATTCGCTGCGGCAAAAAACTCGGTACGCGGGAACCAATCCGAATAAATTCAATATGCTCAATTGCACGTAACCGCCCAAGCAAATTATCTAAAGGTTCATCAGACATTAGCAGAGGATCGCCACCAGAAATTAGCACATCACGGATCTCGGTGTGTTCTTCCAGGTAAGCGACGATCGCATCCAACCGCCGCGTTACTGGGTACATCTCACCTTGACTCACCAAACGAGAACGGGTGCAGTAACGACAATAAGCAGCGCATGTGTCTAAAGCAAGCAGTAATACGCGATCGGGGTAGCGGTGTACGAGTCCTGGTACTGGAGTATCGTTATCCTCACCACATGGATCTACCATGTCTGCTGTACTAACTATTAATTCTTCTTGCCGTGGAATGACTTGTAACCGTAGCGGACAAAGCGGATCTTCTGGATCGAGGAGTGATGCAAAGTATGGGGTTACGGCTACAGCAAACTTCTCTGGCGCGATTAAAAGTCCCTGTTCTTCGGTAGGACTAAGCCTTAATAACTTCTGAAAGTGTTCCAGCTTAGTCAACCGATGCCGCATTTGCCAGCGCCAATCGTTCCAGCGTTCTTGGTTGTAAGTCTCTCCCAAAATCTGACAAATTTCTTCACACCGAACATCTGTAACTAGAGGCTCTAGAATAGTGTTTTTGATCATGATTAGAACTAAATTAAGCTGAGAAGAATAAACCGATCGCAGCCTGGTTTGTTTACCTAAGAATCTAGGTAAAGTAGAAAAGTATTGACAACTGTCACCAGTTCTGCATCAAACTCTTCCTCAAACAGGCGATTACCGTTGTGGCGTAGAAATATAAATAGTTTGGCTCGTTTGATGCCAGAGATAATGGCTTGTTCTGCCTCTGATAACTTCGATGGGAGGATTCCAGTTAGGATTTGGCATATCCTCAGTACACTCTAGGTAATCAGCAAAAGCGTTAATAATTACCTTATATTTAGATGCCTCAGCCTTAGCAGCGTCAATAGCTAGCTTTTTGTGAAGATGAGGTGGAATTCTAACACCGACTTGAATACAGGGCATGAAAACAAAGTTTAAGTACTCTAAAAATGATACCTAAAGTTAAACTATAAGTATCTTCATACACAGAATATAGCACTGCGGTCGTGCTTGTTAATCTAATTATTTATTCCACCACTAGACTTCAGATCGGGCGTAGACGCAAAGCACAAAGCCGGAGATTCCGAAACTCCGGGCTTGTCGCCAGATATGGCACTCAAAAATTTTAGTCCAGCGATCGCTTATTTTGTTATCAGGAGCGATCGCTCCAATCACCACCTACGAATATTACTGTTGTTCTCCTTTTTCTTGAAGGAGCGATCGCCAATCTGCAATCGCCTTTTCTGTCCACAGCCAATTTTTAGCTAATTTATCTACTTGGAAATTGACTGGATCGGACTTGAGAACCGTTTGCCGCAACTTGATCGCTTCATTCAGATACTGTGTCTGCTTACCACTAGATTGATTAAGTGCAGATTTATACAATCCAAGCGCTAAACCAGCATAAGAAGTTAAAGCATCTTGAGGAACTGCTGTCTTGGAATCTGGACTCTGCTGTTTGAGTGCCAAATTCAAAGCCTTGAACCAAGAGTCATTGGCTCGATTCAGATTGCCTTCTGCGTAGTAGGCAAATCCTAAAGCGTTATTATACAAAAGCGATTCTGGTTTAGCTTTTGTGGCAGTTTCCCAGTAACGGCGGGCATCATCGACGCTATAGTTATTATTGTCTCCAGTTTGGATGGACTGCCAAGCTAATCGTCCCTTATAAAAGTTGACAGATGGATCGTCAATTTGCTTACTTGGAACCAGTTTCAGAGCAGTTTCTGCCGCAGCCAGTGCGCCACGATTTAGTAGTTCTTCTACAGCTAATAACCCACCTTGTAAGTCACCCTGGCTCAATTTTTCTGTAGCGGTGGCGGTAACAATTCCATTGGGTGCTGTCTGTAAGTCGGGATTTTGCTGCTTTTGAATCGGTAAAGATTCAGTGGGAATTGCTGGGATGTTAGGCAAATTTACCTGCTGGGAGCGATTTTGCCACCACCAATTTAAACCGATCGCAGCTGCTAACGCACTGATTCCCACAATACCTACAATTGGCCACAGCTTGCGGCGTTGGGTATGAGGTCTTGGTGGGGGTGGTTGCGATACCTGCGGCGGGCTATGCCTACGCAAAAAATCAGATTTTTCTAAATTTCCTTCCAAGTTTCCAGTATTTGGAGGTGGTGGTGCTGGGACTTCTCCCCACAAATCTCCTTCCCCTTGCAGAGAAGTTTTTTCTTCTGAAACCTGTCTTTGCTGAAAATTATTTTCTGGAATTTGTCGATCCAGTTCAGTTGGAGCTTTTTGGTTATCTAGCTGACGAAACAAATCCGAAACTATCGCTGAATCTTCTTCATAACTTGAGTCATCATACTCAATTTCATCAACGAGATCGCCCCAAGTATCCTCACCCAGCCAGTCCAACCCAGAAGAGTCCCGCGTCAAACCAGTAGGAATCATTTCTTCCATTCCTAAAGGCATATCGCTATCATCTGCCATAGCGGAGTACATCGTGGAAGTGATTCCTAAAGGCGAACTATACTGATTCCGTGATTCTGCACTTTCGGATAACTCAGTTTCCTCGCTCAGAAAACCGTCAAATTCTGGCTGGAGATATAAAATCGGTAATGCCCAGTACATCTGGTGAGAACCATAAGCAGAAATTAATCCTTGGCGCACCCGACTAACGCACAAATCTACTGGATATCCCTGACTCAAGTTGCGATAAAACAATTGTGTAAGTGTCAGTGCGACTTCATCAGGAATCCGTTCTGACATTGCCAAAACGCTTCTGATCCCACGCTTTACCAGACTTTCGGCTAGGTTCCGTTCCCCAGTGTCGCCAGAGGGATCGGATGCAGCTGTGTACGCCCCCAAGCAGGAATTAAACACTGCCATTTGGATGTTATTGTTGACGAGCAAACCTGCCAGATCGTCTCCACTCAAGACTTCCGTTAAGCCAGTTCTGCGACTAACAAGATAAATTTCTCCGCCATTGCCGCCTAAGTTACTATGACCAGAGTAGTGGAGAACGTGGTATCTGCCTTGTTCTAGGGCTTGCGTCAGTTCTTCTCGTCCTGGTTGGTCTAATACAGTGAGTTCAATTTCTGGGAACCGATTGTTACCTTCAGTCAGTCGTGATGTTTGACGATGAAGTTCTGCTTGCAGTTTAATCGCTTCCTGTTTCTGCAAGTCAAGACGGACTTGATCTGAGGGAGAAGCAATTACCATCAATACTTTCACACCACCTTGTTCTCGTGGTGTGAAAGTATTTCGCGATCGCAAAGGAGAAGCCCCCAAAACGCCACTTTGGAAGCGAGAAAAAGCCACATAAGGCCCAGTAGCCAGAGGGCGATCGCCTGCGTGCATCACTTCCCAAGGCAGACGAGCTAATCTAGTGTCTTTTAGCCCTAAGCGCAAGCGTAGTACCTGCTGGTGGTTTTGGGCAATACCTTGAGCAGTAATCCAACTATCTCTGAGAGTGCTTTGAAATAGGGCGTTATAAAATTGTTGACCTAAGGCCACCAAATTAACAGAGTTTCTGGCGATATTGCTTTCGTTTCCACTAGAGGTAAATGGATCTCCCTGCAACACTGACTTCAATGGGTCATTCATCAAATGCCCAGCAGCTATTAACCAATCAGCTACAGGCCAAGTCACCAATTCTTCTGCCAATGGTACCCCAGGTGCGACTTGTTCCGTCCGCACCAAGTAGTCATTTTGCCCTACTGGGGTTACGGAAATGTGAAATTCCTGGGTCACAATTTCTCCTGTCCGCCTCCTAAATCTGGTTTGAAACGCGAAAGTTTCAAGTCGATTTGCTCCCTCTGATAACTTAGATGCATCCCACCCCTGAATGTTTCTGATTCGGTGTTGTTTTGCTTTTTCTGCCTTTACAACTTTATCCGGATCGGATTACTTGGATCGAGAACACTTAATTGGTAGATGCACCTTGATCTTCAACTCCCCTAGTTGGCTAACACCCACTGGGGGTTTTTTTTTGGCCAACAACAGCAACTTTTGATGCAGATATTCTCTACCAGAAAATAGTCCTTAATCCTAGAATACTTGATTAATAGATGGATGTACCTTGATTTTTAACTCCCCTAATTCAGTTAATATCTACTAGAGTTTTTTTGGCAGACTTTTCTAGTAAATTTATCCGGAGCATGGTATTTAAACCTAGAACATTTAATTGGTAGATGCACCCTGATAACTAGCTCCCCTGGTTGGCTAACACCCACTGGGGGTTTTTTTATGAAGGAAGTAAGCAGCAATTATTTCTGAGGTATCAAATTTTTCAGGCAGCGCACTGGATTGTTTAATTGGTAGATACACCCCGATCGCTAGCTCCCCTAGTTGGCTAACACCTGTTGGGATATTTCTCTAGTCAACGCTAATTTATCCGGTAGATTGCTCTTTAAAAGTCTCTAGCTTTTAATTCTCATGGGGGCTACCACCTTCAGAATCGGCACTAGTAACCCAATGAGGATCGTTTAGAGATAGAACTTGGAAACGAGATTCTTAAGGATTTGAGCTTAAGTTTACACCAATGCCTGATAACTAACCCCTCTGCTTGGCTAACATCCGAGGTTTTTTTTGGTGAGAAAACAGCAATAACTTCAACCTCTGTTAATTTATCCGGTAGCTACCCATTTAGTTTAGAAAAGATGATTGGTAGATGCACCCTGATAACTCACTCCCCTGGTAGACTAACACTCTCTGGGGGTTTTTTCTAGTTGTGTAGGCGTAACCCTTCGTAGACATCGCCATCAACCCTGATTTTAATCGTTTTTCCCGGAAGATACTGGCTGCCCCTAGAAAAGATTACTGGTAGATGCACCCTGATAACTCACTCCCCTAGTAGACTAACATCATCTGGGGGTTTTTTATTTTAAAAAATAATTAGCCTTTGTCCAAATTTATCCGGAATGTGATGTTCAATCTGAGAACAGTTAATTGGTAGATGCACCCTGATAACTAACTCCCCTGGTAGACTAACATCCTCTGGGGGTTTTTTATTTTAAAAAATAACTAGCCTTTATCCAAATTTATCCGGAATGTGACGTTCAACCTGAGAACAGTTAATTGGTAGATGCACCCTGATAACTAACTCCCCTGGTAGACTAACATCCTCTGGGGGTTTTTTTTTGGCTAAAGTCCAATAGCACTTCCTGCTCGCTCAATCCCTGAATCGCTTTCTTTTTATTGTGAGCTAGAGATGCCACATCAAAATGATTGCTATGATATTTAATCATATTCTTTATTTTTTTTCTATATTTTGGTGTTTTACCAAGAAAGGCAGGAGGAAAACTGCCCTTTGTCTCCTAGCGCTACCAGAGGAGTCTTGGGTTTAAAACCGACTCCAAATCTCTGATTTGGTGTGCTACCCCCTGCTTTCTTCAAGGTTAAGCTTTCGCCGCAGCAACATTTGGTAAACTCACTTTCAACCGCTTAAACATCGCTTCTCGTGCTTGTACAGCAAGATTATCATCTAAAGGCTGCAATGCGATCGCTTCCCCATACTTGAGCCGTAGCGCTGTTTGAATTAACCAATCGGCGACAAAGGGATTTTTCGGTAACAAAGGGCCGTGAGAATAAGTAGCGATCGCATTTTGATAAAATGCTCCTTCTGTCCCATCTTCACCATTATTTCCTAAACCGTACACCACGCGCCCTAAAGCTTCCACTTTCCCCAACTTGGTGCGTCCGCCGTGATTTTCAAAGCCTACCAAATATGGTGTGCTGCCCGTCATCTCTTTTAAATCTTGCGCCAGACGAGAAGCTGTAACTTCAATTACCAAGTTTCCAATACAGCGCTTAGTATTTTCACCAGGATGCACGGAAACTAAATCGAGTATTCCTAAACCATCAATCCGTTGCCCTAAGCCTGGTTCGTAATAATGTCCCAATAGTTGGGGCGAACCACAGGTAAAGACACCTGGTGTACCATTTTCGATTTTTTCGCGCATTGCATCAGCTTTCGCACCTTGCAAATCACGCATGACAATTTCTTGCTGACGATCTTGTGCGCCACCACCAACGATGACATCTACAGTTTTAATATCTGCGGCTGTACTATTTTGATCTAGGGGTAAGATTTTAACGTCGTATCCCCGCCACTGGGCACGACGTTCTATAGTAATTACATTACCGCGATCGCCATAAGTACTCATCAGCGTCGGATAAAGCCAACCTATTGTTAATTCCAAATTTTGGGAACTCATATTTTTGGGGACTGGGGATTGGGGATTGGGGATTGGGGACTGGGGATTGGGGATTGGGAAAACACCGTTACCCAATGACAAATGACAAATGACAAATGACAAATGACAAATGACCAATGACAAATTTAAAGAATTTTCCTACCAGTTAGAACTTCTCGAACTTCTAGCATGGCTGAGTAGGTAGGTAGAATATGCAGAGTTTCATTCTCTGGTGTATGCTCTAATGCTGTAGCGATCGCTTGTCGCAAATCTTCTTCCACAATTAAATTTATGCTACTCTCAGGGGACTTTTGGCTGTAACGTAGACGTAGTGCCATATCATAGACGCGATCGCCACTCACTACTAAAGTCCCGCCGCGTTCGACTAATTTCTCGGTATCCACGTCCCAAATCCAGGATACATCAGTGCCATCGGGTGTGCGATCGTTCAATACCAAGAGTGTGGTTTTATCTGTGCTTTGAGTCACTACGCGAATGGTTTCATTCGTTCCCACAGGATTTTTTGATAACAATATCCGCACTCGTTTACCGTTAATTACTAAATCTTCCGCCCGACCAAAGGCAGCTTGGAAGTTATTAATAGTATCTCTAATTGTTGCTTCATCAACTCCTAATTCAATAGCCGCAGTAGCAGCCGCCAAAGTATTATATTTGTTGTACAAACCAACCAAAATTTGCGACCATTCACTACTTTCTAAAGTCGGTTTACTTTTAGTAAAACCACACTGAGGACAAGTGAAATCTCCCAAATGAGATAAATAGACACCCTTGTAATCTAGAGAATGTCCGCATTTGGGACAATAGATAGAATCGACAGCGTGAGGAATAGCTTCGAGATAATTTTCTGGTTCATTTAAGCCAAAGAATAACACCCGTTGCGGTAACTGCTGACCAAGATTAGATAAAGTTGGGTCATCAGCATTGGGAATTACCACCGTTTCTGCTGGTAGGGTAGAAATAACTTTTGTCCAACGTTTACTAATTGTATCTACTTCCCCGTACCGATCGAGTTGGTCGCGGAACAAGTTTAGACAGAGAATGATTCGCGGCTGGAGTGGCTTTAATACTCTGGGGACAATATTTTCATCAACTTCTAAAATTGCGTAATCAGTATTTAGCGTACCTAGTAAGTTGGTGCTTTCTAACAGCGCCGTCATCAAGCCATTTTCTAGATTTGCACCTGTAGAATTATGAGTTACGCGATAGCCCTTGCGTTCTAAGATTGTACATAAAAGCAGCGCTGTAGTGGTTTTGCCGTTAGTACCAGCAATTAAAATCACTCCGTTTTTAACTTGCTGACTCAATAATTCTAAAATTCGAGGTTCAATACGACGAGCAATTGAGCCTGGTAATACACTAGCAGCACCCAGACGGAGCGATCGCACTATAAACGTCACACTTTTTGCCACTGACACCGCGAAACCCAATCGCAGCCTATCTATGAATTGAATTTTGTTTCCCACATTTGTACCCTAGTCTTCTGGCGTTGCTAATTGAAAGTATTTAATTGCAAATTTAATATGGGTGAGTTTAGCGAATCCTAGCTGAAAAAGCCAGCCTCTTAATTTTGAGGCAGGGGGCAGGGGGCAGGGGGCAGGGGAGGCAGGGGAGGCAGGGGAGGGTTAGAATCATCATTTATCCACATCAGAACTCCGTTCATCTACCTCGGAACTCGGTTCATCCACCTTTGAACTGGATTCATCCACCTTTGAACTGGATTCATCCATATAGCGTTTCTCGTTCACGTGAGGTACACCCGTAGGGGCACGGCAGTGCCGTGCCCCTACACTTCGCGATTTAATCTTGTACCGCATGTGAATGGGAACCGCTATATCAGAACTCCGTTCAACTCCATCATCCACTTACAAGAGATAATCTCAGTAGGCGTTATTTTAAAAAATAGTGCGTGGGCGTAATTACATATCCAGCCCGGTTTGCCGAATTCAGCACAAACTCACAACAAGTAGTAGCTTGCAAGGTTCCTTTTGATGAATAGCACAAAGTTTCTTTTTTTACATAAACAAATTACTGGCTGGCAAAGGTGGTTGTCTAAATGCCTGTTGTTGCTTGCAAGTCTTTTCATTATAAGTACGCAACCTGCTTATGCTGGTCTTAATAATGATTTGTATGATGGCAACATTTTCGTTGTTTATGCTGGTAATGGTTCATTAGTTCCTCCCAGACAGACACTAGCACAGACTTTAGCGGAACATAAACCCGTATTTTTGGCTTTTTATTTGGATGACAGCAGCGATTCTAAAAGATATGCCATTTCTATCTCACGGGTACAGGAATTTTACGGTCAGGTGGCAGAGATTATGCCGATTAATGTAGATACTATCCCGTCTAAAAAGACTTATGACCCTACAGAACCAGGATATTACTATTCTGGGGGTGTTCCTCAAGTTGTGGTGTTTAATAAAGCAGGTGAGGTAGTTTTGAATAAAAAAGGTCAAGTACCTTTTGAAGAAATAGACGACCAATTTCGCAAAATCTTTGATTTATTACCACGCACCGAAACAGCACAGTTAAAGCGACGAGCCTTTAATGAGTTCAGTAGTGAGTTAGCTAGATAACTTATGGGGTAGACCAAATTGGTCTGCCCGAATTTTTCGTGCTATCTGTTACTACATTTCTGCCCATGCCAAAGCATAATATTGAAATATCTGTGTTGACAGATTAGAAAGTTAATCGATAGTCTATAGTCCTTGACTAATGACTAATGACCAATGACCAATGACCAATGACTAACTAGAGTGGATTCTGATGTCAAAGGTTTACACCACTCAGGAGCTAATTCAGGTTTTGGCAGCCGAACGCCAAGCTTGCCTCAACGGAAAACGCCTAAAGTTAGAGATAACAGCCTCTGGCAATCCTGTAATTGACCAGTTTATTAGAACTGATGGGCTGCAACAATTCACAGCTTATCAAGATTTTAAAGCTGCGATTCACGATTATCAAAAAGAAAATCAAGTTTCAGGTATTATCTGGCGGGAGGTGACAGTTAAAGGTAAAAATTTGAACTATCCCGAAGTAAATACCGATTTAATAGCCCTCCCTAATGACTTAGAGATATTAAAATCTGCTAAAAATTCCATTGTAGAATTTTGGTATGAAGTCTCGATGGAGATGGATTTATACTTGAGTTTCAATAATAGTAAACAATACCAACAAATTCTTACATCTGATGTAGAAAGAATTGTTCGGAGAACAGAATGGGCAAGTTTGTGTAAGTGGGAAAATTCTAGCTTTTTGGAAATGATTTTGCAGCTAGGATGGGGGAAACCAGAAGAAGCTTACTACAAACGAGGAAGACCGGGATCGGGTAGTGAATATATCCATGCAGTCAATCCTGGGAATCGCCCTATTGGATAATTCGTAATGGCGCTCTCTACGAGACGCTCTTGCTAGCTTGCTTCCCCGCAGGGGTAGACTCGCTATAAACTAACCACAGAGACGCAGAGAACACAGAGAGAAAAGAAATAGAGAGGATTTTTGCTCAGTTTTGGAATATTTTTTGATTTGGAAG
Protein-coding sequences here:
- a CDS encoding type 1 glutamine amidotransferase, with the protein product MSSQNLELTIGWLYPTLMSTYGDRGNVITIERRAQWRGYDVKILPLDQNSTAADIKTVDVIVGGGAQDRQQEIVMRDLQGAKADAMREKIENGTPGVFTCGSPQLLGHYYEPGLGQRIDGLGILDLVSVHPGENTKRCIGNLVIEVTASRLAQDLKEMTGSTPYLVGFENHGGRTKLGKVEALGRVVYGLGNNGEDGTEGAFYQNAIATYSHGPLLPKNPFVADWLIQTALRLKYGEAIALQPLDDNLAVQAREAMFKRLKVSLPNVAAAKA
- a CDS encoding toxin-antitoxin system HicB family antitoxin, with protein sequence MPCIQVGVRIPPHLHKKLAIDAAKAEASKYKVIINAFADYLECTEDMPNPNWNPPIEVIRGRTSHYLWHQTSQTIYISTPQR
- a CDS encoding Mur ligase family protein; the encoded protein is MGNKIQFIDRLRLGFAVSVAKSVTFIVRSLRLGAASVLPGSIARRIEPRILELLSQQVKNGVILIAGTNGKTTTALLLCTILERKGYRVTHNSTGANLENGLMTALLESTNLLGTLNTDYAILEVDENIVPRVLKPLQPRIILCLNLFRDQLDRYGEVDTISKRWTKVISTLPAETVVIPNADDPTLSNLGQQLPQRVLFFGLNEPENYLEAIPHAVDSIYCPKCGHSLDYKGVYLSHLGDFTCPQCGFTKSKPTLESSEWSQILVGLYNKYNTLAAATAAIELGVDEATIRDTINNFQAAFGRAEDLVINGKRVRILLSKNPVGTNETIRVVTQSTDKTTLLVLNDRTPDGTDVSWIWDVDTEKLVERGGTLVVSGDRVYDMALRLRYSQKSPESSINLIVEEDLRQAIATALEHTPENETLHILPTYSAMLEVREVLTGRKIL
- a CDS encoding thylakoid membrane photosystem I accumulation factor; the encoded protein is MNSTKFLFLHKQITGWQRWLSKCLLLLASLFIISTQPAYAGLNNDLYDGNIFVVYAGNGSLVPPRQTLAQTLAEHKPVFLAFYLDDSSDSKRYAISISRVQEFYGQVAEIMPINVDTIPSKKTYDPTEPGYYYSGGVPQVVVFNKAGEVVLNKKGQVPFEEIDDQFRKIFDLLPRTETAQLKRRAFNEFSSELAR
- the hetF gene encoding cell division protein HetF → MTQEFHISVTPVGQNDYLVRTEQVAPGVPLAEELVTWPVADWLIAAGHLMNDPLKSVLQGDPFTSSGNESNIARNSVNLVALGQQFYNALFQSTLRDSWITAQGIAQNHQQVLRLRLGLKDTRLARLPWEVMHAGDRPLATGPYVAFSRFQSGVLGASPLRSRNTFTPREQGGVKVLMVIASPSDQVRLDLQKQEAIKLQAELHRQTSRLTEGNNRFPEIELTVLDQPGREELTQALEQGRYHVLHYSGHSNLGGNGGEIYLVSRRTGLTEVLSGDDLAGLLVNNNIQMAVFNSCLGAYTAASDPSGDTGERNLAESLVKRGIRSVLAMSERIPDEVALTLTQLFYRNLSQGYPVDLCVSRVRQGLISAYGSHQMYWALPILYLQPEFDGFLSEETELSESAESRNQYSSPLGITSTMYSAMADDSDMPLGMEEMIPTGLTRDSSGLDWLGEDTWGDLVDEIEYDDSSYEEDSAIVSDLFRQLDNQKAPTELDRQIPENNFQQRQVSEEKTSLQGEGDLWGEVPAPPPPNTGNLEGNLEKSDFLRRHSPPQVSQPPPPRPHTQRRKLWPIVGIVGISALAAAIGLNWWWQNRSQQVNLPNIPAIPTESLPIQKQQNPDLQTAPNGIVTATATEKLSQGDLQGGLLAVEELLNRGALAAAETALKLVPSKQIDDPSVNFYKGRLAWQSIQTGDNNNYSVDDARRYWETATKAKPESLLYNNALGFAYYAEGNLNRANDSWFKALNLALKQQSPDSKTAVPQDALTSYAGLALGLYKSALNQSSGKQTQYLNEAIKLRQTVLKSDPVNFQVDKLAKNWLWTEKAIADWRSLLQEKGEQQ
- a CDS encoding KamA family radical SAM protein, which translates into the protein MIKNTILEPLVTDVRCEEICQILGETYNQERWNDWRWQMRHRLTKLEHFQKLLRLSPTEEQGLLIAPEKFAVAVTPYFASLLDPEDPLCPLRLQVIPRQEELIVSTADMVDPCGEDNDTPVPGLVHRYPDRVLLLALDTCAAYCRYCTRSRLVSQGEMYPVTRRLDAIVAYLEEHTEIRDVLISGGDPLLMSDEPLDNLLGRLRAIEHIEFIRIGSRVPSFLPQRITPQLVALLRKHRVWLSLHFCHQRELTLEVTQACDRLADGGIPLGSQTVLLKGVNDSEKALKNLFHGLLKLRVRPYYLYQCDPVVGTAHLRTSVQTGIDLISKLRGHTTGYAVPTYVIDAPGGGGKVPIQAETLLGYEKGTVTVQNWAGKTYTYVDPVE